The Montipora foliosa isolate CH-2021 chromosome 1, ASM3666993v2, whole genome shotgun sequence genome has a window encoding:
- the LOC138006929 gene encoding uncharacterized protein C1orf131 homolog isoform X1 encodes MAAESDDIEDIFRLKRVNKGFQNDNMISSRAPKVIEFIEPGKEFKIKKRQFNYKADNKLSSQDPNGFEFSSIAREVREFGVSGFSRTEKKKYEDQKAQALGGKAPKRQKMPYPMLMRQIKKRKEQEKEQREREQAMGIFTKKPGKKKKDPNRRAFVGRWMDNSSKGLEASVGNFKAGVKCLTKADLGKMKSTKR; translated from the exons ATGGCTGCAGAGTCAGATGATATAGAGGATATTTTTCGCTTGAAAAGAGTTAACAAAG gttttcagAATGATAACATGATCAGTAGCAGAGCTCCAAAAGTTATTGAGTTTATAGAACCAGGCAAAGAATTTAAG ATCAAAAAGAGACAGTTTAACTATAAAGCTGACAACAAACTATCAAG CCAAGATCCTAATGGATTTGAATTTAGCTCAATTGCAAGAGAAGTTAGAGAATTTG GGGTATCTGGATTCAGTAGAACtgagaaaaagaaatatgaaGATCAAAAAGCTCAGGCTCTTGGTGGAAAG GctccaaaaaggcaaaaaatgcCTTATCCTATGTTGATGCGTcagataaaaaaaagaaaggaacaagaaaAGGAGCAAAGGGAAAGA GAACAGGCCATGGGGATCTTCACGAAAAAACctggcaaaaagaaaaaagacccAAATCG GAGGGCTTTCGTTGGTCGCTGGATGGACAATTCATCAAAAGGTCTTGAAGCCTCTGTTGGGAATTTCAAAGCTGGTGTTAAGTGCTTAACCAAAGCTGATCTTGGCAAGATGAAGTCAACAAAGAGATGA
- the LOC138006929 gene encoding uncharacterized protein C1orf131 homolog isoform X2, producing the protein MISSRAPKVIEFIEPGKEFKIKKRQFNYKADNKLSSQDPNGFEFSSIAREVREFGVSGFSRTEKKKYEDQKAQALGGKAPKRQKMPYPMLMRQIKKRKEQEKEQREREQAMGIFTKKPGKKKKDPNRRAFVGRWMDNSSKGLEASVGNFKAGVKCLTKADLGKMKSTKR; encoded by the exons ATGATCAGTAGCAGAGCTCCAAAAGTTATTGAGTTTATAGAACCAGGCAAAGAATTTAAG ATCAAAAAGAGACAGTTTAACTATAAAGCTGACAACAAACTATCAAG CCAAGATCCTAATGGATTTGAATTTAGCTCAATTGCAAGAGAAGTTAGAGAATTTG GGGTATCTGGATTCAGTAGAACtgagaaaaagaaatatgaaGATCAAAAAGCTCAGGCTCTTGGTGGAAAG GctccaaaaaggcaaaaaatgcCTTATCCTATGTTGATGCGTcagataaaaaaaagaaaggaacaagaaaAGGAGCAAAGGGAAAGA GAACAGGCCATGGGGATCTTCACGAAAAAACctggcaaaaagaaaaaagacccAAATCG GAGGGCTTTCGTTGGTCGCTGGATGGACAATTCATCAAAAGGTCTTGAAGCCTCTGTTGGGAATTTCAAAGCTGGTGTTAAGTGCTTAACCAAAGCTGATCTTGGCAAGATGAAGTCAACAAAGAGATGA
- the LOC138006891 gene encoding 2-hydroxyacyl-CoA lyase 2-like yields MDVFVSTILLGFSAVFGTFIFLIYKLRILHRYIYKLDEHSNRNGGELVGEVLKAHGVKFVFTLCGGHISPILVSCENLGIRVVDTRHEVTTVFAADAVARLSGVVGVAAVTAGPGLTNTVTAVKNAQMAESPVLLLGGAAATLLKGRGALQDIDQMSLFKPLCKYCATVTRVADIVPVLRKAIQTAQSGTPGPVFVEFPIDTLYPYPTIKQESGLKDDPRGLSQHLVNWYISNHLYGLFAGAWDPQNKDPLPVDVPLPMQSQVDECVRLVSKALKPVIILGSQATLPPVPAEKLKEALEELGIPCFLGGMARGLLGRNSDLHIRQRRRDALKEADVVILAGTVCDFRLSYGRVLSKKSKIITVNRNKSQLWKNSDAFWKPTVAIQGDPATFMKLLSKSLKGYNCPVDWVDMLKERDIEKEKTNSLKSQESVKEYLNPLKLLHNLETVMANNSIIVADGGDFVGTAAYILRPRGPLTWLDPGAFGTLGVGGGFALGAKLCRPDAEVWIIYGDGSLGYSVAEFDTFTRHKTPVIALVGNDACWSQIAREQVPMFGSSIGCDLEFTDYHVVADGYGGKGFLLKDPSTAEIDATLTKAQEVARDGKAVLINALIGKTDFRKGSISV; encoded by the exons ATGGATGTTTTTGTATCCACGATTCTTCTTGGTTTTTCAGCTGTATTTGgtacttttatttttctcatttatAAATTACGAATCTTGCATAGGTATATTTACAAG CTTGATGAACACAGCAACAGAAATGGTGGGGAGCTAGTTGGTGAGGTCTTAAAG GCACATGGTGTCAAGTTTGTTTTCACTCTTTGTGGTGGCCACATATCTCCAATTTTGGTTTCATGTGAAAATCTTGGAATTAGAGTTGTTGATACAAGACATGAG GTCACAACTGTGTTTGCAGCAGATGCTGTAGCAAGGTTGTCAGGTGTGGTCGGTGTGGCTGCCGTCACTGCAGGTCCTG GCTTAACAAACACAGTTACAGCTGTGAAAAACGCTCAGATGGCGGAATCTCCAGTTCTGCTGTTGGGTGGTGCGGCAGCTACCTTGCTCAAG gGGCGTGGAGCTCTTCAAGACATAGATCAGATGAGCTTGTTTAAGCCTTTGTGTAAATATTGTGCAACAGTTACCAG AGTAGCAGACATTGTACCAGTTTTAAGAAAGGCCATTCAAACTGCTCAATCAGGAACACCAG GTCCTGTTTTTGTGGAATTTCCTATCGACACATTGTATCCATATCCCACTATTAAGCAAGAGTCTGGGCTGAAG GATGATCCCCGAGGTTTGTCTCAACACCTAGTTAATTG gtacATCTCTAATCATCTTTATGGCTTGTTTGCTGGAGCCTGGGACCCACAAAACAAGGATCCACTACCGGTTGATGTACCACTGCCTATGCAATCCCAGG tTGACGAATGTGTAAGGCTTGTGTCTAAAGCCCTCAAGCCAGTCATAATTTTGGGAAGTCAAGCAACCTTACCCCCTGTACCAGCtgagaaattaaaagaagctttaGAA GAACTGGGTATCCCATGTTTTCTTGGTGGGATGGCACGTGGTCTCCTGGGAAGAAACAGTGACCTTCACATACGGCAACGCAGAAGAGATGCCTTGAAAGAGGCAGATGTTGTTATTTTAGCAG GAACTGTGTGTGATTTTAGGTTGTCATATGGCAGAGTACTAAGCAAAAAATCCAAGATCATCACAGTGAATAGGAATAAGAGTCAGCTATGGAAG AATTCAGACGCGTTTTGGAAACCTACAGTGGCAATTCAAG GTGATCCTGCCACTTTCATGAAGTTACTGAGCAAGAGTCTGAAAGGTTATAACTGCCCTGTTGACTGGGTTGACATGTTGAAGGAGAGAGacattgaaaaagaaaagacaaacag TCTCAAGTCACAAGAGTCTGTTAAAGAATACCTGAATCCACTGAAGCTGTTGCACAATCTGGAGACTGTCATGGCAAATAATAGCATCATTGTGGCTGATGGAGGTGATTTTGTGGGCACAGCAGCTTATATCTTGAG ACCACGTGGTCCATTGACATGGTTGGATCCAGGAGCGTTTGGGACTCTTGGAGTAGGGGGTGGATTTGCATTGGGTGCCAAGCTTTGCCGACCGGATGCAGAAGTCTGGATCATTTATGGAGACGGTTCCCTTGGTTACAGTGTTGCTGAATTTGATACTTTTACAAGACATAAG ACTCCAGTAATAGCGCTCGTTGGGAATGATGCATGTTGGTCTCAGATTGCCCGTGAACAAGTGCCAATGTTTGGTTCTAGTATAGGATGTGATTTGGAG TTCACAGATTACCACGTAGTAGCTGACGGATATGGTGGCAAAGGGTTCCTGCTGAAAGACCCATCCACTGCTGAGATTGATGCTACGCTAACTAAAGCTCAAGAAGTAGCAAGGGATGGCAAAGCTGTTCTTATAAATGCACTGATTGGAAAAACTGATTTCAGAAAGGGTTCAATCTCAGTTTAA